A DNA window from Thermomicrobiales bacterium contains the following coding sequences:
- the rimM gene encoding ribosome maturation factor RimM (Essential for efficient processing of 16S rRNA), whose protein sequence is MTSTPDRPAHRTPWRENKSARPSSPTNPDPSTPPSEVFLVIGRIVTAHGIAGEVKMDVYSDDPERLRKLRRVYFDDDPTARQLSGIRLHGRQALLRFPDVTTRDAAEALRGTIVRVSGSQLRQLDPDELFHYQLIGLAAFLESGEPIGTLTEIIESGEVDVYVVRDEQGHEQLFPALKSVVLDVDPAANRVVVRPQVWEDE, encoded by the coding sequence TTGACATCGACTCCTGATCGTCCCGCGCACCGCACGCCCTGGCGCGAGAACAAGTCTGCGCGCCCATCGTCGCCCACCAACCCTGACCCGTCGACGCCGCCGAGCGAGGTGTTCCTCGTAATCGGCCGGATCGTGACTGCCCACGGCATCGCCGGTGAAGTCAAGATGGATGTCTATTCGGACGATCCCGAGCGCCTGCGCAAGCTGCGTCGCGTCTATTTTGATGACGACCCGACTGCCCGCCAGCTTTCCGGCATCCGTCTGCACGGTCGTCAGGCGCTGCTGCGATTTCCGGATGTGACGACCCGCGACGCCGCCGAGGCGTTGCGCGGCACGATCGTGCGCGTATCCGGCTCGCAACTGCGCCAGCTCGATCCCGACGAGCTGTTCCACTACCAGCTCATCGGTCTGGCGGCCTTCCTCGAATCCGGCGAACCGATCGGTACGCTCACTGAGATCATCGAGTCCGGCGAGGTCGATGTCTACGTTGTCCGCGATGAGCAGGGCCACGAGCAGCTCTTCCCGGCGCTCAAGAGTGTCGTCCTCGACGTTGACCCTGCTGCCAACCGCGTCGTCGTTCGCCCCCAGGTGTGGGAAGACGAGTAG